One part of the Methanobacterium petrolearium genome encodes these proteins:
- a CDS encoding PRC-barrel domain-containing protein yields the protein MVEKEERKLIKGEEKVWSEIKGYQVATNNARILGELEELIINDRTGKITDVVIKVDKGRNVAVKGSKQKGDNLLVPFGKVEKVGEFIIISE from the coding sequence ATGGTTGAGAAAGAAGAAAGAAAGCTCATAAAAGGGGAAGAAAAGGTTTGGAGTGAAATAAAGGGTTATCAGGTTGCAACTAACAATGCACGTATCTTAGGTGAACTTGAAGAACTCATTATAAATGATAGAACTGGTAAAATAACTGATGTTGTCATTAAGGTTGACAAAGGACGAAATGTGGCAGTAAAAGGTTCTAAACAGAAAGGCGACAATTTACTGGTACCTTTCGGCAAAGTGGAAAAGGTGGGCGAATTCATCATCATTTCAGAATAA
- the fae gene encoding formaldehyde-activating enzyme, with translation MYLAGEALVGDGAEVSHIDLLIGDKEGAVGKAFADALANQVDKHTPLFAVITPNLVAKPITMLIPKVSIRNLDDATKMFGPAQKAVAMAVVESVEEGIIPKSTAEDICILCGVFIHPEAQDADKIYQYNYEATKIAIERAFSKKPTMDEIIEKKNETRHPFYK, from the coding sequence ATGTATCTTGCTGGAGAAGCATTAGTCGGAGATGGAGCAGAAGTATCTCATATAGACCTTCTGATTGGAGATAAAGAAGGAGCAGTTGGTAAAGCATTTGCCGATGCTTTGGCAAACCAGGTTGATAAACATACCCCACTATTTGCAGTTATAACCCCTAATTTAGTGGCTAAACCTATTACCATGTTGATACCCAAAGTTAGCATCCGAAATTTGGATGATGCCACCAAAATGTTCGGACCGGCACAGAAAGCTGTTGCTATGGCAGTAGTGGAGTCTGTTGAAGAAGGAATTATCCCTAAGTCAACTGCAGAAGATATCTGTATACTATGTGGAGTTTTCATTCACCCAGAAGCTCAGGATGCAGACAAAATTTACCAGTACAACTATGAAGCCACAAAAATTGCTATAGAAAGGGCTTTTAGTAAAAAACCAACAATGGATGAAATAATAGAGAAAAAGAATGAAACCAGGCATCCTTTTTACAAATAA
- a CDS encoding SufB/SufD family protein, which translates to MLQSTIDRAKKATEKKALYGDDIDLEQFIKEEAGEHEQVSRANEVSKKVQESLLKVGVDPSEDERSGTFVQVDQSEVCSTCTSESVEIMGMNVALDKYGWLKDYMWKAVAPDTDKYTAQTALRESEAGGFGGYFIRSLPGSKEVFPLQACMFIGDEKIMQTAHNIIIAEENSELHIITGCATGEDVSSALHVGVSEFYLKKGAKITFTMVHNWAEQVDVRPRTGVMVGDDSTYISNYILTSPVRSIQSYPTAYCTGNNSKVVFQSILGGQKESILDMGSRVILEGEGCSTEMISRSVSKDQSQVYARGHLAGRAKNVKGHLECHGLVLSDDSMIYAVPELEGSSTELELSHEAAVGKIAEEEVLYLMSRGLSEEEASSMIVRGFLSMDIAGLPPELAAETKRMIDQSLKGM; encoded by the coding sequence ATGTTGCAAAGTACAATAGATCGTGCCAAGAAAGCTACAGAAAAAAAAGCACTCTACGGTGATGATATAGATTTGGAACAGTTCATCAAGGAAGAGGCAGGTGAACATGAGCAGGTTTCTCGAGCCAACGAAGTTTCCAAAAAGGTGCAGGAAAGCCTTCTCAAGGTGGGAGTTGATCCCAGTGAAGACGAAAGATCAGGTACTTTTGTACAAGTAGACCAGAGTGAAGTTTGTTCCACTTGCACATCCGAGTCTGTGGAAATAATGGGAATGAACGTTGCCCTTGATAAATATGGATGGTTGAAAGATTACATGTGGAAGGCTGTAGCACCTGACACAGATAAATACACCGCACAAACTGCCCTAAGAGAATCTGAAGCAGGAGGATTTGGAGGTTACTTCATAAGATCCCTGCCTGGATCTAAAGAGGTATTCCCCCTTCAGGCCTGTATGTTCATCGGTGATGAAAAGATAATGCAAACTGCTCATAACATCATCATTGCCGAGGAAAATTCTGAATTGCATATTATCACAGGATGTGCCACAGGAGAAGATGTTTCCTCAGCTTTACACGTAGGAGTATCTGAATTCTACCTGAAAAAAGGGGCTAAAATCACCTTTACCATGGTGCACAACTGGGCAGAACAAGTGGATGTACGCCCCCGTACTGGAGTAATGGTAGGAGATGACTCAACCTACATCAGCAATTACATCTTAACCAGCCCGGTTAGAAGCATACAATCTTATCCTACTGCTTATTGTACTGGTAACAATTCGAAAGTTGTTTTCCAATCTATACTGGGTGGTCAGAAGGAATCTATCCTGGATATGGGTTCAAGAGTGATCCTGGAGGGAGAAGGATGCAGCACTGAAATGATATCCAGATCTGTTTCTAAGGATCAATCCCAGGTTTATGCCCGCGGCCATCTTGCAGGACGAGCTAAAAATGTTAAAGGCCATCTTGAATGCCATGGACTGGTTTTATCTGATGATTCAATGATATATGCTGTGCCAGAATTGGAAGGTTCCTCCACAGAACTGGAACTATCCCACGAAGCTGCAGTAGGTAAAATCGCCGAGGAAGAAGTGCTTTATCTCATGTCCAGAGGGTTAAGTGAAGAAGAAGCATCATCTATGATTGTTCGAGGATTTCTGAGCATGGATATAGCAGGCTTACCACCTGAACTAGCCGCTGAAACCAAGAGAATGATTGATCAAAGCCTAAAAGGAATGTAA
- the sufC gene encoding Fe-S cluster assembly ATPase SufC: MLLEITDLAVEVSGKEILTDVDLYIDKGETHVLLGPNGAGKSTLFMTLLGFPKYEVTRGEIIFKGEDITNLSTTERVRRGFGVSFQNPPSIRGVRLGDLLKIEHGEKEESEDLSPEMMKLVHKLKFNEKFLERDVNLGFSGGEVKRSEILQLLAQQPDFIMFDEPDSGVDIENVELLAEEINILLDKDKKPGLREKSGLLITHLGYILNFVAADTAHVLMDGRIACSGNPSEIIEDIRKEGFHGCVECCKVQ; this comes from the coding sequence CTGCTACTGGAAATAACTGATCTGGCAGTGGAAGTAAGTGGAAAAGAAATACTTACCGATGTAGACCTGTATATAGATAAAGGAGAAACACATGTGCTTTTAGGACCTAACGGAGCCGGTAAAAGCACTCTTTTCATGACTCTGCTTGGATTTCCCAAATATGAAGTAACACGAGGAGAGATAATCTTTAAGGGTGAAGACATAACCAATCTTTCAACCACTGAAAGAGTGAGAAGAGGATTTGGAGTAAGTTTTCAGAACCCCCCATCTATCCGTGGGGTTAGATTGGGCGATCTTTTAAAAATCGAACATGGTGAAAAGGAAGAAAGTGAAGATCTGAGTCCTGAAATGATGAAGTTAGTTCACAAACTTAAGTTCAATGAAAAATTCCTGGAAAGAGATGTTAATCTTGGTTTTTCTGGGGGAGAAGTAAAAAGATCAGAAATACTGCAATTATTAGCCCAGCAACCTGATTTCATAATGTTTGACGAACCAGATTCTGGTGTTGATATTGAAAATGTAGAACTTTTAGCAGAAGAAATCAATATTCTTCTGGATAAAGATAAAAAACCAGGCCTTCGGGAAAAATCAGGTCTTTTAATAACCCATCTTGGTTACATCCTTAATTTTGTGGCTGCAGATACTGCTCACGTGCTTATGGATGGTAGAATTGCCTGTTCAGGAAACCCAAGTGAGATTATTGAAGATATACGGAAAGAAGGATTTCATGGGTGTGTGGAATGTTGCAAAGTACAATAG
- a CDS encoding hydrogenase iron-sulfur subunit yields the protein MAEDDVKIVMFCCNWCSYGGADTAGTARMQYPPNVRVIRVMCSGRIEPQFIFKAFREGADGVIVAGCHHGDCHYDAGNYKLDRRMRLIYKLADDLGIGRERIYHDWISASEGEKFADTVKMMVDRVTALGPSPLKAQIEAPEESEMEA from the coding sequence ATGGCTGAGGATGATGTAAAGATCGTGATGTTTTGTTGTAACTGGTGCTCCTACGGTGGAGCAGACACTGCAGGAACCGCTAGGATGCAGTATCCTCCAAATGTGCGGGTCATCCGAGTAATGTGCTCGGGAAGAATTGAACCCCAGTTTATATTCAAGGCCTTCAGAGAAGGTGCTGATGGGGTCATTGTGGCCGGCTGTCACCATGGAGACTGCCACTACGACGCAGGAAACTACAAACTCGACAGAAGAATGAGATTAATCTACAAATTAGCAGATGACTTGGGAATCGGAAGAGAAAGGATTTACCATGACTGGATATCTGCATCAGAAGGGGAAAAATTTGCAGACACCGTTAAAATGATGGTGGATCGTGTAACTGCTCTAGGCCCATCCCCACTGAAGGCACAGATAGAAGCTCCAGAAGAATCGGAAATGGAGGCCTAA
- a CDS encoding F420-nonreducing hydrogenase yields MADKVKLGNIWLSVCSGCELSIADIHEAIVDVLNLADFEFMPVLMDVKYDEWTDVDVAIVSGGIRNDENRELALKVREKAKVVIAYGTCACYGGLFGLGNLWTPEELAQEAYVNSESTYNDAGIIPSEGVPHLESRVRPLTDVIDVDLVLPGCPPRSDLVAQIVMALLKGEELPEIPQTNLCEVCPREKPPEGMAMDKIIRQFELGEPDPDMCLVPQGLVCMGPATTSICGAECPSIAIPCRGCYGPTFNVADQGAKMISAIGSDFGVEHDKTVDPEEVANELDDIVGTFYTYTLPAALVPLKMKKEGK; encoded by the coding sequence ATGGCAGACAAAGTTAAACTAGGAAACATTTGGCTTAGCGTATGTTCTGGATGTGAACTGTCCATTGCAGATATACATGAAGCCATAGTAGATGTTCTGAACTTAGCAGACTTTGAATTCATGCCAGTTCTTATGGACGTCAAATATGATGAATGGACCGATGTGGATGTCGCCATAGTAAGTGGAGGCATTCGAAATGATGAGAACCGAGAATTAGCACTGAAAGTAAGGGAAAAAGCTAAAGTAGTAATAGCTTATGGTACTTGTGCTTGTTACGGAGGTCTTTTCGGATTAGGAAACTTATGGACTCCGGAAGAACTTGCTCAAGAGGCATACGTCAACTCCGAGAGTACCTACAATGATGCTGGAATAATACCCAGTGAAGGAGTCCCTCATCTCGAAAGCAGAGTAAGACCACTTACCGATGTTATTGACGTGGATTTAGTCTTACCTGGTTGTCCCCCCAGATCTGATTTAGTTGCTCAGATAGTTATGGCACTCTTAAAAGGAGAAGAATTACCTGAAATACCACAAACTAACCTTTGTGAAGTTTGTCCAAGGGAAAAACCACCAGAAGGAATGGCCATGGACAAAATCATCAGACAGTTCGAACTGGGAGAACCAGACCCAGATATGTGCCTGGTGCCTCAGGGACTGGTATGCATGGGACCCGCCACTACTTCCATCTGTGGTGCTGAATGCCCATCAATTGCAATCCCATGCCGTGGATGCTACGGACCTACCTTCAATGTAGCTGATCAAGGTGCTAAAATGATCAGTGCCATCGGTTCTGACTTCGGTGTGGAACACGATAAAACTGTGGACCCTGAAGAAGTAGCCAATGAACTGGATGACATAGTTGGAACATTCTACACCTACACACTCCCCGCGGCTTTAGTGCCCCTTAAGATGAAAAAGGAGGGTAAATAA
- the mvhA gene encoding F420-non-reducing hydrogenase subunit MvhA codes for MVTLKMEPVTRIEGHAKITVDLDDAGNVQDTKLHVMEFRGFEKFLQGRNIEEVPRLVPRICGICDVQHHLAAAKAVDAIFGFQPDDILPDAYKMRELMDWGSTMHSHALHFYFLAAPDFIAGKDRKTRNVFQIVKDAPEAALQAIELRKNALDLIKATGGRPIHPTSSTPGGISTSLDDETQKDLLNKMKRNVELSVATLDLAKPIFEENLDLVKTLGYMESYHCGLVKDGVWDMYDGNVRMKDKEGNPYCEFAPADYLDYIAEHVKPYSWLKFPYIKDLGYPDGVYRVCPLSRLNVADKMPDEAPLAQAEFEEFKKTFGYAHEPLLYHWARLIELLASAECAAATLEGDLSGQKFPGPLERTAGEGVGIVEASRGTLTHHYACDENGLVTKANIVVATIQNNPAMEMGIQKVAKDYIKPGVEVDDKIFNLMEMVIRAYDPCLSCATHEIDSQMRLATLEVYDSEGHLVKRI; via the coding sequence ATGGTTACACTGAAAATGGAACCTGTGACCAGGATCGAAGGTCACGCCAAAATCACAGTGGATCTGGATGATGCAGGAAACGTCCAGGACACCAAACTCCACGTAATGGAATTCCGTGGATTTGAAAAATTCCTGCAGGGAAGAAACATCGAGGAAGTACCACGATTAGTACCCCGAATCTGTGGTATCTGTGATGTGCAACACCACCTGGCTGCTGCCAAAGCAGTAGATGCTATTTTCGGATTCCAACCTGATGACATTCTTCCAGATGCTTACAAAATGAGGGAACTAATGGATTGGGGTTCCACCATGCACTCTCACGCTCTGCACTTCTATTTCCTTGCAGCTCCAGACTTTATAGCTGGAAAAGACCGGAAAACCAGAAATGTGTTCCAGATCGTAAAAGATGCACCTGAAGCAGCTTTACAGGCAATTGAACTCCGAAAAAACGCTTTAGACCTCATTAAAGCCACCGGAGGACGACCAATACACCCCACATCCTCTACTCCTGGAGGTATCTCCACCAGTCTGGATGATGAAACCCAGAAAGACCTCCTAAATAAAATGAAAAGGAACGTGGAATTAAGTGTAGCCACCTTAGACCTGGCCAAACCAATATTCGAAGAAAACTTGGACCTGGTTAAAACATTAGGTTACATGGAAAGTTACCACTGTGGACTGGTAAAAGACGGTGTCTGGGACATGTATGACGGAAACGTCCGCATGAAAGACAAAGAAGGTAACCCATACTGTGAATTTGCACCAGCTGATTACCTGGACTACATAGCAGAACATGTTAAACCATACTCCTGGCTGAAATTCCCATACATAAAAGACTTAGGATATCCTGACGGAGTTTACAGGGTATGCCCATTATCCCGACTTAACGTAGCAGACAAAATGCCTGATGAAGCTCCATTAGCCCAGGCAGAATTCGAAGAATTCAAGAAAACCTTTGGCTACGCACACGAACCATTACTATACCACTGGGCCCGACTCATAGAGTTACTGGCCTCTGCAGAATGTGCAGCCGCCACCCTGGAAGGAGACCTCTCTGGACAGAAATTCCCAGGTCCTCTGGAAAGAACTGCTGGTGAAGGTGTCGGTATTGTGGAAGCATCCCGAGGAACACTAACTCACCATTATGCCTGTGATGAAAACGGACTGGTTACCAAAGCCAACATCGTGGTAGCAACCATCCAGAACAACCCTGCCATGGAAATGGGTATCCAGAAAGTAGCCAAAGACTACATCAAACCAGGAGTAGAAGTAGATGACAAGATCTTCAACTTAATGGAGATGGTTATCAGGGCCTACGACCCATGTCTATCCTGTGCTACCCACGAAATCGACAGTCAAATGAGACTGGCCACCCTTGAAGTGTACGACAGCGAGGGTCACCTCGTTAAACGAATTTAA
- a CDS encoding 4Fe-4S binding protein, which produces MIVVNKEDCIRCGACQGTCPTAAIAVSPEDVIYCDVCGGAPKCVDTCPTGALKTDELAVDESGNTQTRVTFNPELCNECGDCIEVCPPQILKLQTGKVQTLPLQGYCVMCQQCADICPVEVIGVEGVKEPKKLDFEITGPIYIVDCVGCGMCVDECPVDAITLPEYGESITIDEDTCIKCGVCSQTCPWNAVFISGKKPEKRTKDLNTFEVDEETCIGCNVCVDACPGEFITPKASAITVELPEICTYCGLCEKMCPVDAINLDIELGPAKPASEAGLVWDESKCDFVGACARICPNDAMRVVTKTGIQVPGDEEVGREPSFAMCTRCGACTVACPNGALNLEEIDKVVDGEVVKRNRVQYSPDKCTQCGDCVEVCPYNMLKLTDDKVPLKGFCILCDQCIPACPHDALSLK; this is translated from the coding sequence ATGATAGTGGTTAACAAGGAAGACTGCATTCGATGTGGGGCCTGTCAGGGAACCTGTCCAACTGCAGCAATCGCAGTATCTCCAGAAGACGTTATTTACTGTGACGTCTGTGGAGGCGCACCTAAGTGTGTGGATACATGTCCTACCGGCGCTCTTAAAACTGATGAGTTAGCAGTGGATGAATCAGGTAACACCCAGACCAGGGTCACCTTCAACCCCGAACTCTGTAATGAGTGCGGTGACTGCATAGAAGTCTGCCCACCCCAAATCCTCAAACTACAGACTGGTAAAGTGCAGACCCTACCACTACAGGGATACTGTGTCATGTGCCAGCAGTGCGCTGACATATGCCCAGTAGAAGTCATTGGAGTGGAAGGAGTTAAGGAACCCAAAAAACTGGATTTCGAAATCACCGGCCCAATTTACATAGTTGACTGTGTAGGATGTGGTATGTGTGTGGACGAATGTCCTGTAGATGCCATCACACTCCCTGAATATGGGGAAAGCATCACCATCGACGAGGATACCTGTATCAAATGTGGGGTCTGTTCCCAGACCTGCCCATGGAATGCAGTATTCATATCAGGTAAAAAACCAGAAAAACGTACCAAAGACCTCAACACTTTCGAAGTGGATGAAGAAACCTGTATTGGTTGTAATGTTTGTGTAGACGCCTGTCCAGGTGAATTTATAACACCCAAAGCCTCTGCAATAACAGTAGAACTACCTGAAATATGTACTTACTGTGGACTTTGCGAAAAAATGTGTCCAGTGGATGCAATTAATCTAGATATTGAACTGGGGCCTGCTAAACCTGCTTCTGAGGCAGGATTGGTATGGGACGAATCTAAATGTGACTTCGTCGGAGCTTGTGCCCGTATATGTCCAAACGATGCCATGCGAGTGGTTACCAAAACTGGAATCCAAGTCCCAGGAGACGAGGAAGTCGGAAGAGAACCATCATTCGCTATGTGTACCCGTTGTGGAGCATGTACAGTTGCTTGCCCTAACGGTGCATTGAACCTGGAAGAAATTGACAAAGTTGTTGATGGGGAAGTTGTAAAACGTAACAGAGTACAATACAGTCCAGATAAGTGTACACAGTGCGGTGACTGTGTAGAAGTATGTCCTTACAACATGCTGAAACTCACCGACGACAAAGTACCACTCAAAGGATTCTGTATACTCTGTGACCAGTGCATACCTGCCTGTCCACACGATGCATTGTCTCTGAAATAG